In Drechmeria coniospora strain ARSEF 6962 chromosome 03, whole genome shotgun sequence, the DNA window GGATTCTGGGACGGAAGCCAAGCGATGAAACGAAGAGGTCGATGCCAATGCATACCTGATACTTGGTCAAGAGCGTGTTGCAGACACCGGTCAGCAGCATCATGCCGACCAGGAAGGGGATGGCGGCGCGGGACGCCATGGCGAACCCGAGGCGGCAGCTGGTTGTGGTGCTGCGGCAGAGACTCCGTCGATTGTTCGTTTGCTGGGCAAGGAGAATCGAGAGGAAGTCAGCAAGGCGCAAAGGAGCAACTGGCCGTCATTCTCTCGAAGGGTTGGGAGTGATATTACATACAGGTACTGCACGGTCGGCAGAGAGCAGAGTGTTGGTGGTGGGCGAGTACGTACTGGTACCTATGATGTATCAATGGCAACCACATGACCATCCATGCCATTGCTGAAGGCAGCCTGCGAGCCGCCTGCTAGCGCGATGACGACCTCCTGGCCCgtgcctgtaagtactagtaccaagTGCGGCGGGGACAAGTCAGCGCCACCACCGTTAGCGACCTGTAgcattacttgtattactgtatCTGTGCtcgtaagtactgcaagtaattacctagcacggagtacttacgggAACCTTGATACTCTACGGATACTGTATCaaggtactccgttctcGTGCCCCTTCACACCACCCTAATGCTGCTAAGTGCACGCATGTTCTTATTCATCCGCTTCACCAGCCATCATTGTGCTTGCTTAGCCATTGGCCGATTGAATAGTCgcctgtaattacttgtacataaAGTATTATGATGACACAACAAGTCAACATGTTGCCGAATACCGAACAGAAGAAGAAAGCCTTTCCTTCCATCATCGACGCActccgtcgatgccgtcacGCAACGTGAAATAGTCAAGTCTCCTTCGCTGTCGAGACCGCCTAGGTCTGGGCAACGACGGAGACGCATCGTTCAGTATGGCATATAGAATACCCTCGCCGCATTCTATAAACGATTCTGGGCGAGTAAATTTGCTGCCGTCCAATTTCCAGGTCGGTATGCAGGCTGTCCGTCCGAATGGTCCGATGCATTGGCAGCATGTGCGTAGAATCGATTCGACATGGTTTTTTTGTAGTACAGAGCGCTGTGCAACCGCACCTGGCTGCACACACTCTCCATTCGCAGGACGGTAGGGCCTTTCCGCAGAACAAAACGTGCCGTCCGGGACTTGGGACAGCAGCATCGACATGAGGTTCCAACACGCCGCCACGTCGTCCCTTGCCGGGGTCGACAGCTCGGGCGCGGTCAGCAGGACCACCTGGTCGGCTTGCGAGGCAGCCTACTCGGCGTTGGATGGGCATGGAGCCAACTTCGCAATCCACAGGTCCCACGGCTAGCGGTGAATGTTCATTGCGTTGCGAGTAAACCAGATGTCATGCGTGAGGGGAAACAGTCCTTCCGATGAACTGCACCCGCAAACGAGACGCTTCCTTGCTACCCAAGGCGCCGTAGCAGTGCGGAGGCAAGGGACGAGGATAGCATCGCACGCCATCCTGCCCTGGCCTCGCCCGGCGACGGATGCACGGCTCGCCGTCATGATGAACAGACCTGGTTCGGTCGTCGACCGGCCCTTCGTCCTTGACCAGGTCATGCATGCTGTTGGTGGCCGAGGGTATGAAATGACGAGCAGAGGGCTCGTGACGAGCTGATCGCCCGGGAAGTCGTGTCGAAGGAGATGTAGGCTACGGCTCAATTTCGATGCCACGGCTAGTTTTGGCGAGGCTTGACGGCGCCTTCCTGCATCAAGTAGTACACAACGGTCGAGTCGTGGTGCAGGGTGGCCAGAACGATCCTCTTGGCCCGCGTGCCGACCTCGAGATCAATCGAGTCGAAGATGGCAGCGAAGCGGGCGAGCGACCACTTCTCGACTAGAAAGACGGGAAGAACCCATTCGAACTGGGGATCCCGCGTCAACTTCTCGCCCGTTTTCCGCTCGTGCGCGAGGGCCGCAATCTGGTCATCCGGGTGCAGGTAGAGCAACTTTGGGGGAAGACCCCTGATCAGTGGCCGCTCTTGGCCCGCTTCGTGGCGAACTTCGAGCTTTGTCCAGTCGTGCTGGTCCTCGAGGTTGCGCAGGACAGCCTGGGTGACGCCGTCAATGCTTCGGGTTGTGGCGGAGGACGAAagctcgtccacgtcggTCGGCGTGGCCCTTTCCATGCTGCTGCCGTATCCGCAACTGCAGCGGCAGTGCGGGGCCAGGGATTTGCGATGTTTGAagaggaaggcggcgagaTGCGCGTCGGGCTTGGAGCTGTTGCTGTGATGATTTTTATCGTGACGATTTGAAGTATTGCTGCTCGAGCAATAAAACACTGGgtagtaagtatacagtagttgtgcttAGGCAGTGTTCAGGCACTAAAGCAAGGCTCCACCAGCGTGGTCCTTCCAGCGCAGCGCTCATGGAACAAAATGACTCCAAGCCAGTAGGATTCCCCCTTGCGCAGAATACCTTGCCCAACATCGCTGGACGCCTCTAGATCTCCCTATTATCACGAGGA includes these proteins:
- a CDS encoding tRNA-splicing endonuclease subunit Sen15; its protein translation is MERATPTDVDELSSSATTRSIDGVTQAVLRNLEDQHDWTKLEVRHEAGQERPLIRGLPPKLLYLHPDDQIAALAHERKTGEKLTRDPQFEWVLPVFLVEKWSLARFAAIFDSIDLEVGTRAKRIVLATLHHDSTVVYYLMQEGAVKPRQN